A single window of Herpetosiphonaceae bacterium DNA harbors:
- a CDS encoding dihydrofolate reductase family protein, with amino-acid sequence MRNIVVTEFLSLDGIMEAPAWTAPYWNDEIAQFKGDEQATSDALLLGRVTYQGFAAAWPESTDEGAAYMNNIPKYVVSTTLDTVTWTNSTLINDRIVDAITALKQQDGQDMLVYGSATLVQTLMQHDLVDRYRLLIYPVVVGTGKHLFQAGSAATLKLVETRAFSSGVVALIYEPDRT; translated from the coding sequence ATGAGAAACATCGTCGTTACCGAATTTCTGTCGCTCGATGGCATCATGGAAGCGCCCGCCTGGACCGCCCCCTATTGGAATGACGAGATCGCGCAGTTTAAAGGCGATGAGCAAGCCACCAGCGATGCCTTGCTGCTGGGCCGCGTCACCTATCAAGGGTTTGCAGCAGCCTGGCCGGAGAGCACGGATGAGGGCGCAGCGTACATGAACAACATCCCCAAATATGTGGTGTCAACCACCCTGGACACCGTGACGTGGACCAACTCAACGCTGATCAACGACCGGATCGTAGACGCCATCACCGCCCTCAAGCAGCAGGATGGTCAGGACATGCTGGTCTATGGCAGCGCCACGCTGGTGCAAACGCTCATGCAGCATGATCTGGTCGATCGCTATCGGCTGCTGATCTACCCGGTGGTGGTGGGCACGGGCAAGCACCTCTTTCAAGCGGGAAGCGCTGCGACGCTCAAGCTGGTGGAAACACGCGCATTCAGCTCTGGCGTGGTGGCGCTCATCTATGAGCCGGATCGGACGTAA
- the ptsP gene encoding phosphoenolpyruvate--protein phosphotransferase: MSTPSQPGATAKLTLTAPLSGYLLPIEQVPDPVFAQKMVGDGISIDPLSQLLLAPCAGQVVQLHSAGHAVTVATPQGIEVMMHVGLDTVALKGQGFTPRVKPGDQVAVGDALIEFDADYIATHAKSLLTQIVITNSDRVAAFMPRTGSVTAGKDVILELALVGAAAEAATETSKTATSSAILVPNPTGLHARPAAVLANLAKKFSADIRLQRGDDQANAKSVVSIMGLEVNYGDKVLLVAQGPDAEEAIATLTPELERGLGDEGAVPAPAPASMTIPELAAPAPRPRSTNPNLLLGVAASPGLAVGTVFQVRREEIVVAETAADPHQERRKLDEAMDQAKVQLVALRDRLAGESDQAKAAIFAAHEELLDDPDLLDIATSAIAKGKSAPFAWQRAFTTYAERLSNLKNELLAARANDLRDVGQRVLELLTGITTRAPDYPPNTILVAEDLTPSDTATLDRSKVVGFCTTAGGASSHVAIIARSLDIPAVAGVDPRALDVPNRTMVILDGARGQLRLNPSAEDVTRLQKALERNAAKRKADLATAMEPAQTMDGHRMEVVANIGSAADAEQALRLGGEGVGLLRTEFLFMERFSAPTEEEQVQVYQQIASILGPERPLIIRTLDVGGDKPLAYLPIPREENPFLGERGIRVGLDRPELLRTQLRAILRAAGGGNVRVMFPMIATLPEWRSARALLEEERERLGVAPIPVGIMVEVPSTAIMAQQFAKEVDFFSIGTNDLTQYTLAMDRGHPKLAPQVDGLNPAILFLIDTIVQAAHHYGKWVGVCGGIASDPQAVPLLIGLGVDELSVSVPAIPSIKAQIRQLSLPLCQHLAQEALRQDTAAGVRALCPLEEDVAEHTA, from the coding sequence ATGAGTACACCATCACAACCCGGTGCCACCGCAAAGCTCACGCTGACAGCGCCCTTGTCCGGGTATTTACTGCCGATCGAGCAGGTTCCCGACCCGGTATTCGCCCAGAAGATGGTCGGCGACGGCATCTCCATCGATCCCCTCAGCCAATTGCTCCTGGCCCCCTGTGCGGGCCAGGTCGTACAGCTCCACTCTGCCGGCCATGCCGTGACCGTCGCGACGCCTCAGGGCATCGAGGTGATGATGCACGTCGGGCTGGATACGGTTGCCCTGAAAGGGCAGGGCTTTACGCCGCGAGTCAAGCCCGGCGATCAGGTTGCCGTTGGCGATGCGCTGATCGAGTTCGACGCCGACTATATCGCCACCCACGCCAAAAGCCTGCTGACCCAGATCGTCATTACGAATAGCGATCGGGTCGCCGCGTTCATGCCCCGCACCGGCAGCGTGACGGCGGGGAAAGACGTCATCCTCGAGCTGGCGCTGGTCGGGGCTGCGGCGGAGGCAGCGACCGAAACCAGCAAGACGGCGACCTCGTCGGCGATTCTGGTTCCGAATCCCACGGGCCTCCATGCGCGGCCAGCGGCGGTGCTGGCGAACCTCGCCAAGAAGTTCAGCGCTGATATCCGGCTACAGCGGGGCGATGATCAGGCCAACGCGAAAAGCGTGGTTTCGATCATGGGGCTAGAAGTAAACTACGGTGACAAGGTCCTCCTGGTCGCGCAGGGTCCCGACGCTGAGGAGGCCATCGCCACGCTGACCCCGGAGCTGGAGCGCGGCCTGGGCGATGAAGGCGCGGTGCCTGCGCCCGCGCCCGCGAGCATGACCATTCCGGAGCTCGCCGCTCCAGCGCCAAGGCCGCGCTCGACCAACCCCAACCTGCTGCTTGGCGTTGCCGCATCGCCCGGACTCGCCGTGGGCACCGTCTTCCAGGTGCGCCGTGAAGAGATCGTGGTGGCGGAAACCGCCGCTGACCCGCATCAAGAGCGGCGGAAGCTGGATGAAGCGATGGACCAGGCGAAAGTCCAGCTGGTGGCGCTGCGCGACCGGCTCGCCGGTGAGTCCGACCAGGCTAAAGCCGCCATTTTCGCCGCGCATGAGGAGCTGCTGGATGACCCCGATCTGCTTGACATTGCGACCAGCGCCATTGCCAAGGGTAAGAGCGCCCCCTTTGCGTGGCAGCGCGCCTTTACCACCTACGCAGAGCGGCTGTCCAACTTGAAAAATGAGCTGCTCGCGGCGCGGGCCAACGACCTGCGGGACGTCGGCCAGCGCGTGCTAGAGCTGCTGACGGGGATAACCACCAGAGCGCCAGACTACCCGCCCAATACGATTCTGGTCGCCGAAGATCTGACGCCGTCCGATACCGCCACGCTGGATCGGTCTAAAGTGGTTGGGTTCTGCACCACCGCCGGAGGCGCCTCCTCCCATGTGGCAATTATCGCGCGCTCGCTAGATATTCCGGCGGTGGCCGGGGTTGACCCACGCGCGCTCGATGTGCCGAACCGCACGATGGTGATCCTCGACGGCGCCAGGGGCCAGCTCCGCCTGAATCCGTCTGCGGAGGACGTTACCCGTCTTCAAAAGGCGCTGGAGCGCAACGCGGCGAAGCGCAAGGCTGATCTGGCAACCGCCATGGAGCCTGCGCAAACCATGGACGGCCACCGCATGGAGGTGGTGGCAAATATTGGCAGCGCGGCTGACGCCGAGCAGGCGCTGCGGCTCGGCGGTGAGGGCGTGGGCCTGTTGCGCACGGAGTTTCTCTTCATGGAGCGCTTCTCCGCGCCGACCGAGGAGGAGCAGGTTCAGGTCTATCAGCAGATCGCCAGCATCCTGGGACCTGAGCGCCCCCTGATCATCCGCACCCTGGACGTGGGCGGCGACAAGCCGCTGGCCTATCTCCCCATTCCACGCGAGGAAAATCCGTTCCTCGGCGAGCGCGGCATTCGCGTCGGCCTGGATCGGCCAGAGCTGCTGCGCACCCAGCTCCGCGCGATCCTGCGCGCGGCGGGCGGCGGGAACGTGCGGGTGATGTTTCCGATGATCGCCACGCTGCCGGAATGGCGGTCCGCCAGGGCGCTGCTAGAGGAAGAGCGGGAGCGACTGGGCGTTGCGCCGATCCCGGTGGGCATCATGGTCGAAGTGCCATCTACAGCGATTATGGCCCAGCAGTTTGCCAAGGAGGTCGATTTCTTCTCGATCGGCACCAATGATCTGACCCAGTACACGCTGGCGATGGACCGGGGCCATCCGAAGCTGGCGCCGCAGGTCGATGGCCTCAATCCGGCCATTCTGTTCCTGATCGATACCATTGTGCAGGCCGCCCATCACTATGGCAAATGGGTGGGCGTGTGCGGAGGCATCGCTAGCGATCCGCAGGCGGTCCCGCTGCTGATCGGCCTCGGCGTCGACGAGCTGAGCGTCAGCGTCCCTGCGATTCCCAGCATCAAGGCGCAGATCCGTCAGCTCAGCCTGCCGCTCTGTCAGCACCTGGCCCAGGAGGCACTGCGGCAGGATACGGCCGCCGGAGTGCGGGCGCTGTGCCCGCTCGAGGAAGATGTCGCCGAACACACGGCATAA
- the ptsG gene encoding glucose-specific PTS transporter subunit IIBC, producing the protein MSSPSLAAPRRSRWSFSSAFGLLQKIGKSLMLPVSLLPAGGILLGVGGALLLGVQNGVISVPAWLQLVFRLMQSAGDPIFGNMALLFAIGVALGLTGNDGVSALAGVVGFVVMTGTMGVMAEYLGQDPETLPRIMGIPSINTGVFGGIIIGMVAAALFNRFYRIKLPPYLGFFAGKRFVPIITAVAAILVGVMLSFVWPPIQGVIDTFSRFAVTGNPALAVFLYGLVERLLIPFGLHHIWNAPFFYEIGSYTRANGEVVHGEITRFFAGDPTAGNLGGGYLFKMFGLPGAALAIWHTAKPERRAQVGSLMVSAALTSFLTGITEPLEFAFMFVAPVLYGIHALLAGLAFPIMYALGAKLGYTFSHGFIDYALFFPLDTRPWLVLLVGPIYFVLYYGVFRALIQVLDLKTPGREKEEVSVQDVQADVAHGFAKELVVAFGGRGNIKDLDACITRLRVGVHDISKTNPEKLKALGAAGVVTVGNGLQAIFGTRSENLKTDMEEYLKVAGPEADMVAPPPSVEYTPKGIPSRLRDPEAAHKASNILKALDGAKNIRSVESAAETRLRVVVVDEDLIDEAALRPSGVTGIMKLPNHVVHLLVGLNADQYAAELQAQLAEAQYALMKSHEGRAIAVGGS; encoded by the coding sequence ATGTCGAGTCCGTCACTTGCGGCTCCGCGACGGAGCAGGTGGTCCTTCAGTAGTGCCTTTGGATTGCTGCAAAAGATCGGCAAGTCGCTGATGCTGCCGGTGTCGCTCCTGCCGGCGGGTGGTATCCTGCTGGGCGTAGGCGGCGCCCTCCTGCTGGGCGTCCAGAACGGCGTCATCAGCGTTCCCGCCTGGCTGCAACTGGTCTTTCGCCTCATGCAGAGCGCCGGTGATCCGATCTTTGGCAACATGGCGCTGCTGTTTGCCATCGGCGTGGCGCTCGGCCTGACCGGCAACGATGGAGTTTCCGCGCTGGCGGGCGTGGTGGGGTTCGTCGTCATGACCGGAACGATGGGCGTCATGGCGGAATATCTGGGACAAGATCCCGAAACGCTGCCCAGGATCATGGGCATTCCGTCGATCAACACCGGCGTCTTTGGCGGCATTATCATCGGCATGGTGGCCGCAGCCCTCTTTAATCGATTCTACCGGATTAAGCTGCCGCCGTATCTGGGGTTCTTTGCCGGGAAACGCTTCGTCCCGATCATCACGGCGGTAGCCGCGATTCTCGTCGGGGTGATGCTCAGCTTTGTCTGGCCGCCGATTCAAGGCGTGATCGATACCTTTTCGCGGTTTGCCGTGACCGGCAACCCGGCGCTGGCCGTGTTTCTGTATGGTCTGGTCGAGCGGCTGCTGATCCCCTTCGGGCTCCACCACATCTGGAACGCGCCCTTCTTCTATGAGATTGGCTCGTACACGAGGGCCAACGGCGAGGTAGTCCACGGTGAAATTACCCGCTTCTTCGCCGGCGATCCCACGGCGGGCAATTTAGGCGGCGGCTATCTCTTCAAGATGTTTGGCCTGCCCGGCGCGGCGCTGGCGATCTGGCACACGGCCAAGCCGGAGCGGCGGGCTCAGGTCGGCAGCCTGATGGTTTCGGCGGCGCTGACCTCGTTTCTCACCGGGATTACGGAGCCGCTTGAGTTCGCGTTCATGTTTGTTGCGCCGGTGCTGTACGGCATTCATGCGCTCCTTGCCGGGCTGGCGTTCCCGATCATGTATGCGCTGGGCGCCAAGCTGGGCTATACCTTCTCCCACGGCTTTATCGACTATGCCCTGTTTTTTCCGCTGGATACCAGGCCGTGGCTAGTGCTGCTGGTCGGGCCGATCTACTTCGTGCTGTACTACGGCGTGTTTCGCGCGCTTATCCAGGTCCTCGATCTGAAGACGCCGGGCCGAGAAAAGGAGGAGGTCAGCGTGCAGGACGTGCAGGCCGATGTGGCGCACGGCTTCGCGAAAGAGCTGGTGGTGGCGTTCGGCGGTCGAGGGAACATCAAGGATCTGGACGCCTGTATCACCCGACTCCGCGTGGGCGTGCACGATATCAGCAAGACCAATCCGGAGAAGCTGAAGGCGCTGGGCGCCGCCGGGGTGGTCACGGTCGGCAATGGCCTGCAGGCGATCTTTGGTACTCGCTCGGAAAACCTCAAAACCGATATGGAAGAGTACCTCAAAGTCGCCGGGCCAGAAGCGGACATGGTGGCGCCGCCACCGTCGGTGGAATACACCCCGAAGGGGATTCCCTCCCGGCTGCGCGATCCCGAAGCGGCGCACAAAGCCAGCAATATCCTCAAAGCGCTGGACGGAGCCAAGAATATCCGCTCCGTCGAGTCCGCCGCCGAGACGCGCCTGCGGGTGGTCGTCGTCGACGAAGACCTCATCGATGAGGCGGCGCTGCGGCCCTCTGGCGTCACCGGGATCATGAAGCTGCCGAATCATGTGGTGCATCTGCTCGTTGGCCTGAACGCCGACCAGTATGCAGCCGAGCTTCAGGCGCAGCTGGCCGAGGCGCAGTATGCGCTGATGAAGAGCCACGAAGGACGGGCGATCGCCGTCGGCGGCAGCTAA